The genomic interval TGTTGAACTCACCGGGCAGAAGATCGCCTCGAGCGCCCACAGATGATGAACGTGGCACAAGGCAGGTGAGGTTTGATCCCACCGTCCCCGAGGTCGCTCTGCCTCGAAGTGACTGTCTGCTTCTGGGGACAGCGGTTGGCGCCTCTTGTTGCCATGGCAATAGGAAAACAGAGCGGTCTCCTGGTTAGTGatggcacacaggggatggccaGCATCAGCTTCAAGCTGAGGAATCCCAGGTCTGCACGAGCTGTAAGGACCGGCAcggctctgctctggctgagACAGCTCTGGAGAGGCCCAGCAGAGAGAAAGCTAGCAGTGACTTAGGAAACCTCgtcaggaaggaaggagccaCCCTTCTTTCCAAGCCCCAGGAAGGAATCCAAAGGCTGAGCATCTGCTCATCATCCTTCCATCAAATTGCCAATAAACAGTTTCTACTTCCCCAGTAGAACACTTAAAGCTCAGTGTGCCTCCTCCCCCACCTCTGCTGGTCACTCAACAACCAGAGCACCCACCTGTTACTGAAGACCTTGCTGCAGTTGTAAACCTTAATGGACAGCGTTTCTCCCACGGCCAGCTTCCCGTAGTGAGGCCAGCCAAAGAGCTACAAACAAACAGAGGGGAGAGAGACGACAGGTCATTCCCAGACACGCTTTCCCATGTTTCCCACGTGGCTCGTTGGTCTCCTCTGCAAGGTGACCAAACCACTGAGCATCACAAAAAGCCGCTGGGGTGGGCAGTTATTTTCCTGCTGGCCAGGGCAGACCCTGCAGCTCGCAATGGAggaagggatgggaagggagtgagaacccctccagcagcacacagctgtaGGTCAGCTGCTAAAGCAGCCACAGCATCATCTGGAAAGAGGAGGATGCAGGTGCCTGCTGCGGTGGCTGAGCTGGTTGCAGGGTGAGACGGTGCATGAGGAAGGTACCATGGATGAGATCCCCTGAGGCTGCAATTCACCTCACACCCAAAGTGCCCAACTGCCTGGAGGCTGGCAAGAGGGAAAGGGCCCTCCTGCCCCTGaatccttctcctttctccatGGAGCACAGAGGCATCCAGGCGGGATGGGAGAGATCCAGGTGCTGAGAATTCCCTGCTGCTCTGGTACAGCCAAGCTCTGACCGGCCGTGAGGAACGTGGGCTGACGCTGCCCTGCGCCCCGGCCCCCTCCCACACCCCACAGCCGCcacgtcccatcccatcccatcccatcccatcccatgccaccccaccccaccccatccaatcccatcccatgccatcccatcccatcccatcccatcccatcccatcccatcccatcccatcccatcccatcccatcccatcccatcccatcccatcaaTGCTGTGGAGGGACCCCCGTGCCCCGCACACCTCACTTTGCCCTCATCCCCCACTTTGCCCTCACCTCCCCTCTctgcagtgggggtttcagttagtctgttcccgatagcttctgtccacaaactctttaccgggtcttcactgcaaccccctccccctgttactaagccaaaagctgctccttgctaaaccagaacatgtATTTACATTTCTTCCATTCAGGAACAGAAAAGATCAAAGATTCAAAGCACAGGCAGGGAGGAGAATTGGTGTGAATGGCACAATCTCAAGGCACTCAGCACCCATAGCTGCATGGCAGGGCCTGGGTGCTGACAGCTCTCTTCACCCCAGGGATCCAGGTTGCCAGGACCAGGCTGCAGTCTACACCTTCTTTATCTCTGGTGGTTTCAGAGGTGGCCATCCCTGCCATTTATAACAGGACACCAGCTGCTTGGGCACTTCAGCCAGAAGGGTCTGGGAAAGCGCTTCCCGGGGAGCCTGTGAAGACAGCAGGGAGAATGAACCAGAAATGCTGCACAGGAAGGAGCCATCGGGCCAGTGACAGCCcagagcacagcccctgccagccAGGTCTCACTCCCTGTCAGCCTCAGGGAGCACTGCTGAGGAGAACCATTTGTTTCCACCCCTGCACTGCTCCCACCTCAAGCCAAGGCTCACACAGCCTTTCTATATGGCCCTGATGAGGGTGGGAAACTACCCCAAGCATTAGCAATCCCTCTATATACACACCATCCTGCTTCTCCTAAACCTGTGGTTATACAGGGACAAACAGAATGGTTCAAAGTCACATTATACCCTGGGGCCCCGGCATTGTTTCACAGTGACACGACTCAGGTGAACACAGTTCACAATCCCCCATCTTCTTCTTTATCGTATTGATTTGTGGTTTTGATTCTAATCGAGTCAGTACTTGCCGAATTGGTATCAATTTCggatcttcttttgtttttagtcTCATCAAGGAATgagttttctccttccctggttCTGAATCAACGGGCCCTGCAGTTATCTGCATTCCTTGTGTAACCGAGTGCATTAATCTGGTAAAAAACAGGTATTAAACATGGAATTATTAAGAATCCTCCAAATATCCCCAGTACTACTATCCCAAGGTTAGGAAGCCAATCACCGTTCATCAGGTTCCCCCCTCGTCCTCCCAGATCGATTCCATTCCAAGTCTGAACTGGAACATGTgcaatttccttcattttgttaCCAGTTGATAGAGAGTGTTTCCTTCATCATCAATTTCTAATCAACACTTACTAAGATTAAATTTTAACTTgggggaggttttgaggggatttTGCGGTTCCCTTGGGGAttggggaggggtttgaggggttttggggtccccttgAGGCATtggggggaggttttggggtcccctggGGGTTTTAGGGGTGGGTTGGGGAGTCTTTTGGGATTCCCTTGGGGCTttgggggtggttttggggggcttttggggtccccttggggcattggggaggggtttgaggggttttggggtccccttgAGGCATTCAgggagttttggggtccccttggggcattggggaggggtttgagggtttttgggGTCCCCTTGAGGCATTCAGGGAGTTTTAGGGTCCCCTTGGGGCATTGAGAGTGAGTTTTGGGGTCCATTTGGGGCATTGGAGGGACTTGGGCAGGGGCTTCCCCTAGAGAAGAGGTTTGGGGAGGCCCCGTTGTCCCCTTCCCACGCTGCTTTGCTCCACGGGCTGGAGGGGGCAGCGCTGGATCGCACCGAGGTGCTGGTGAGGGCTGGGGGCGTGGCCTGAGAGGGGGCGTGGTCTGCTCTCTGATTGgccaccttcccccaccccccggaggagctgctggagccccgccccccgccgcactaagccccgccccctcccctctgTGACGTCACAGGCACACGCAGCTCCTCGGCCAATcgctgccctgctgctccccgCAGGCCGCGTGCTCCTGCAGCACGGGGAGGATGCTCCTGGCCGTGCTCCCGACAGCCTTGTGATGTCACAGACAGTCACAGGCCCCTGTGGGACACggcagcagcccagctgcagaTTGCCCGGCACACGGCAGACGTCGAGCCCTGGAGGCAGCAGCCGAGCCCTCGAGTCCTGCCCTCAGCAGCCAGACGTCGGCACGTGCCTGAGGAGCCGCCGAGTCGCAGCAGCAGCGCCTGAAGCCTTTGAGTCCCACCGGTGGCAGCCGGCGAGTCCTGCCTGCGGTGGCTGAGATCCCGACCCGCCAGCAGCTGAGAGGACAGCAAGTGCCAGCAGCGGCCAtggaggtgcccaggcaggagcagagggacGGTTGCCCCGTCTGCCTCGGTCCCCTGCAACGGCCCTGTGCCCTGGAGCCGTGCTGGCACGCCTTGTGCCAGGCCTGCACCCAGCGCTGGGCTGCCGCCCACTGCCCGCTGTGCCACCAGCCCATCCTggccctctgcctcctgcctgcagagGAGGGCGACGCCGGGGGGGCCCGGCAGCCTCACGGCCGCCTCCGtcccgccgcggggccggggccgcagccgcaggggcggcggcggcgggggcccAGAGGGCAGCGGGGCCGGAGAGCCGGGGCTGAGCGTGGGCAGCGTGGCCCCGCCGGGCTGCAGGACAGGCGCAGGCGGCCCCGCCACGTGCCGTGGCCCCGCCAGGAGCCGCTGTGGCTGCGGCGGCTCCTGGACCACGAGCTGGGCTCCGGGGATCACAGCAGGGACCGGCAGCTCAGCTTCCTGCTGGCGCGCCGCCGAGATCCCGCCTGGCTGCGGCGGCTCCTGGACTATGTGCTGAGCTCCGAGGACTACGCTCAGCTGCGCTGGCTGCGCTCCTGAGACACAAACATCTCCCTCTGAATCGGCCCCCGGCGCAGGCTGAGAGGGGCCAGGCCGGGTTCCTTCTGTGCGCCTTGGCTCATGGCTGCAGCACGCTGAGAGTGGCCACAGGCACTGCGGGAGCCTCTCCTCGGGAGCCTGAGGACACGGCAGCACAGTCCACGCGTGACAACTGCGGCCTTTCCATCGGGACTGAGCGTGGGGCTGCAGGCACTGAGCCCTTGCACCTGCCATCGCtcctttgctgctttcctttgctgctcTTACAACGCTTTGTTCTCTCCTCGTGGTGTTTTATTAAActctccttatctcaacccacaaagcttcATCTTTTCCTCCCGATTCTCCTCCTTGCCCTGCTGAGGTGGGGCGCAGTGAACAACTGCAGGCTTTGCTTATTGTCAGCTGGCTTTAAATCACAGCAGCCTTTGGAGCCTTTTCAGTGTGGGAGCAATCTCGAGATGTTTGCAGtgagtctgctcagcccagactgaaACAGCCCGGCTGCAGCCCAGAAAGATTCAGCCAACGGTGCGCAGTTACGGCAAGAGGAAAGCACCCAGGCTCTGACGCCTCGAGGGGAATCAGTGCTGCAAGGAGAGAAGAACAGGGAGAGAGGAACACTGCAGGACGCAGCTGGGGACCCGGGGCAGTGGGGCAGAAGAGGGTGTGGGGCACAGACCAGTCCGGAGCTCAGCTGCCCTTTCCATCTCAGCATTCTAGTGGTTCTCCCTCAGAATCTtttttcaaagaatcacagcaCGGTGGGGGTTAaagggacctgtagagctcatccagtccaaccccctgcagaagcagctcccatctACATCAGGTCACGCGGGAACATGTCATGCAGgaggtcttgaagccctccaaggaaggagcctcctcaccctccctgggcagcctgggccagggctccctcatctcacagggaaacagtttgtccttatgttgaaatggaaacttttgttccagcttcatcccatcagcccttgtcctgttgctagataccatcgaaaaaagtgctgccccaacctcctgacacccaccagtgagatatttgtcactattaatgagatcccccctcagtctcctccaggctgaacagccccaggtcccgcagcctttcctcataaggaagatgctccagtcccctcagcatcctggtggccctgcactggcctctctccaggaGTTCTACCcttggcagagtagaggaggagcagaacctccctcaaccagcactcccaggtctgtgtctgcagagctgctctccagcaggtcacccccagcctgtcctggtgcagggggttgttccttcccagctgcaggattctgcccttgtccttgttgaacctcgtgaggtttctctctgcccaactctcagcctgtcctgatgtcactgaatggcagcactgaatgcagtgacactggccttgctccagccctcaggcacctcacctgtcctccatggttgttcaaacatgatggagagaggcttagcaatcgcATCAGCAGCTCCCGCAGCATTCTTGGACGCATCCCATtgggacccattgacttatgagtgttaagctcaGCCAACAAGCTTtttacctcttcctcttccacccagggcaagtcctctgctgtccaggccaggcgactgtccttgctggactgggcttccccaGGGCCGGCCGTGGCCGTAAAGACCGAAGCAAAGgcggcattcagtacttcgggcTCCTCTGCgtcctcggtcaccagggcaccctctgtgttcagcagcgggcccacatttcccctcagcttccttttaCTACCAATGTgcctgaaaaaccccttcttgttttccttaactgtCCTGGCTAGATTTGATTGTAGAAGGGCttcagccttcctggttgcacccctgcgaGCTCTGGCCAAGAGCTCAGAATCAAGTAACAGCTGCTTGGAAGCAAGAGGGAAAATATGTTGGGTATCATTTTGTCCTTGTTAATTCTTTCTAGACCGAAATAGGAAGAGTTTATCACGAGAAATGCTTTTCCTTGATTTGAGAAATAGCTTTAATCCATTCTTTATTACTGGTTTTGTAAGAAACTGAAGAACGCCTCAAAGATGCCACAACAACAttaagcaaaagcagcagcagagcccatcaggAAAAACTGTCAAGAAATGATAAACCCCTATCAAGTTGGCACATTTTCTGAGGAGGTGAAATGCGTTTACTTCAGCAGCTGAGTGTTCTTCATCCCTCTCTAtcctcagctggagcagggaagaaTTATCCCGTGCCAGCTACAGCACTGAGATGTGGAGTCGCTGGTTTCCTGACTTGGAAAGTAAAGCTGTCCTTAAGAGGATCCTTTGTCCTTCTCTCCTCCCCCGTATACAGAAGGGGATTTGGCTTGCTGGTAGTGCCCAGGCTTTCCTTCACAAAGGGTTTGGGAACACTCACCCTCTTTTGCAGCTGGCAGAGGCAAAGGGATCGTGCATTTTGGAGTGTGCAGCCATGAGTGCTTCAAGACTTCATCTACGCACAACCTCTGAGCCACGACGGGCGGGAGCAAGCGGTGAACGAGATCCCTGCACTCTGCAGTCAGATGTTTGGACTGGGGAAGGGGATCCGCTGTCGTTTCTGAACACGGGTCATTTTGCTGACGTTGGAATCATTGAAAGGCAACGAAGCCCAGACCATTGAGTACAGGCTGACACCCAGAGTCCATGTGTCAGCAATCCTGGGGTCAGAGGGAATTTCCTCCAGCACTTCAGGGGCTGCGTACGCAGGAGAACAACAGAAGGTTTGGCTGAGAACAATTCTGCCATTTTCCTCCCGAGACAGGAGTTTGGAAAAGCCAAAGTCTGCCAGCTTGACATTGAGATGTGCATGGAGAGGGATGTTCTCACATTGCAGCTCCCTGTGAGCAACGTCCAAGTCGTGGCAATACTTGATGGCAGATGCCAACTGCTGAAACTTGGTGCCAGCGATGTCCTCTGTCATAGCTCCTGTGATCCCCATGTAGTCCAGGAGGTCTCCCTTTTCCCCCAGCTCCAACACTCTGTACACTTTCCTAGCTGGTGTCTGAAAAATCTCAAAGGTTTTGGTGATTGAGGGGTGCTGCAAACATCTCAATGCCTCGATTTCCCTGGGCAGAAATCTTTCCAGGAAGTGCTGAGTAGCTTTTCTCTTGTTGATTATCTTGACGGCCACGTTGCGTTTCAGCTGGACACAGTGGGCAGATTTCACTTTCCCATAAGAACCTTCTCCGAGTGTCTTTCTCAGGCTGTAGCCTTTCTTTGCCAGCGCCACAGCATCAGACATGGTGGGAGAGCTGGGGAAGCCCAAAACCATCCTCCCCACAGATGCCACCgaagctcccagcagctcctcacatcatCAAAGAACCGTGGCAGCTCTTCACAGAGCTTCATGATCGTGGGCTTGGGGTCTCGTTTCTTCACGGCTCCAAACACCCTCCTCAAGACGGCCAAAGCCTTCACCTTGACATCAGTGCTGGCATGTGCCATGAGCTCCAAGATATCAGGCACCAGCAAGCTGATGGTCCTGGCctgggaggggaaagaggttgtggtgaagccacagcagcccttttTACCCCCAGAACTCACAGGCTGTGCTTGGCTGGATCAGCACGTACCGTCTTGGTGTCCTCAGACAAGGTGAGGAGGGCTGTGAGCACCAGGGGCAGCATCGGGCTGCGAGGCCACTTGAGGAAGTGACAAAACTTGTAGATGGAGGTGAAGTTGATGCCAGGGTGAGCCCCAGCCAGGAtctgcaggggcaggagaggcactgaggagggctgggaggagttggaggggaaaagtgggattttggtggcGTTCTGAGGAGAAAGGTGAGGGTTTGGGTGCATTTTGAGGCGAAAGGTGAGGGTGTGggggtgttttgaggggaaaggtgagggTTTGGGGCCATTTTGACAGCAGAAGCTTTCTGCTGAGATCAGCTAGGCTTGAcgaggggcttgggctggatgatccctGAAgattcccttcccacccccagcactccaCGTGCCACTGAGTCCCCACT from Colius striatus isolate bColStr4 chromosome 16, bColStr4.1.hap1, whole genome shotgun sequence carries:
- the LOC133626980 gene encoding LOW QUALITY PROTEIN: testis-specific serine/threonine-protein kinase 1-like (The sequence of the model RefSeq protein was modified relative to this genomic sequence to represent the inferred CDS: inserted 1 base in 1 codon; deleted 1 base in 1 codon), which produces MSDAVALAKKGYSLRKTLGEGSYGKVKSAHCVQLKRNVAVKIINKRKATQHFLERFLPREIEALRCLQHPSITKTFEIFQTPARKVYRVLELGEKGDLLDYMGITGAMTEDIAGTKFQQLASAIKYCHDLDVAHRELQCENIPLHAHLNVKLADFGFSKLLSREENGRIVLSQTFCCSPAYAAPEVLEEIPSDPRIADTWTLGVSLYSMVWASLPFNDSNVSKMTRVQKRQRIPFPXSKHLTAECRDLVHRLLPPVVAQRLCVDEVLKHSWLHTPKCTIPLPLPAAKEGECSQTLCEGKPGHYQQAKSPSVYGGGEKDKDPLKDSFTFQVRKPATPHLSAVAGTG